The following are encoded in a window of Anopheles stephensi strain Indian chromosome X, UCI_ANSTEP_V1.0, whole genome shotgun sequence genomic DNA:
- the LOC118514881 gene encoding uncharacterized protein LOC118514881: protein MDNAKPQRAYAQKNTELCLRLANAVERQPIIYTKSSRNYKNRNLQNDAWSCVATEVGTTIVEAKRLWTNMLCSFRSYRSKVRQSMHAGTVFRPRWFAYEAMMFMANAMEDNDHADTDNGLLKRCPTSTKIEPTETCRSVTLNDRICSGVQV, encoded by the exons ATGGACAATGCAAAGCCGCAACGTGCGTACGCGCAGAAG AATACGGAGCTCTGCCTGCGTTTGGCAAATGCCGTGGAACGGCAGCCGATAATATACACAAAAAGTTCGCGAAATTACAAAAATCGCAACTTGCAGAACGACGCTTGGTCTTGCGTCGCAACGGAGGTTGGAACCACAATCGTTGAAGCTAAGCGCCTATGGACCAACATGCTATGTAGCTTTCGATCATATCGGTCGAAAGTGCGGCAGAGCATGCATGCTGGAACAG TTTTCCGTCCGAGGTGGTTCGCCTACGAGGCGATGATGTTCATGGCGAATGCCATGGAGGACAACGACCATGCCGATACG GACAACGGTCTGCTGAAGAGGTGTCCGACATCAACTAAGATCGAGCCAACGGAAACCTGTCGATCTGTTACACTAAATGACCGTATCTGTTCAGGCGTGCAGGTGTGA